In Brevundimonas subvibrioides, a genomic segment contains:
- a CDS encoding FAD/NAD(P)-binding protein — MTKPIDSVAIVGGGFSGAMLAARLAERGTASTLINRTADFGLGVAYSTPFDGHLLNVRSGRMSAIADRPDDFVVWLKATHPALADPDGFAPRRIYGLYVQARLAAVEAAHPDLIRRLVGQVIAVETAGVRLGDGSLIPARAVVLATGNPAPRTAGSGSSRRILSDPWAPAALERIDVDDDVIIVGTGLTMVDMLLMLEGRGWHGRAMALSRRGLMPRAHGERPDPPLQPTRTLLTAPLSERLKAARALARDHGWRELMEGLRPITADLWVLADVATRRRIVRHLRPFWDVHRHRLATVIGQAMERMRSEGRLSLFTGRVHAITADDQGVRLEWRHRRGEAAPLSASWLIDCTGPGHAADADPLTAPLIASGRARLDPLRLGLDLDPLGRVLDREGQPDPSLFVLGPPARAAFWETIAVPDIRKRIDQVTGALISQSLIG, encoded by the coding sequence GTGACCAAACCCATCGACAGCGTGGCCATTGTCGGTGGGGGCTTTTCCGGTGCCATGCTGGCGGCCCGGCTTGCCGAGCGTGGAACGGCCTCGACCCTGATCAACCGCACAGCCGATTTCGGACTGGGCGTCGCCTATTCGACCCCCTTCGACGGCCACCTGTTGAACGTGCGGTCGGGACGGATGAGCGCCATCGCCGACCGACCGGACGATTTCGTCGTCTGGCTGAAGGCGACCCACCCCGCGCTGGCCGATCCGGACGGATTCGCGCCGCGCCGGATTTACGGCCTCTATGTTCAGGCGCGACTGGCGGCGGTCGAGGCCGCCCATCCTGACCTGATCCGACGCCTCGTCGGTCAGGTGATTGCGGTGGAGACGGCCGGCGTGCGCCTGGGGGACGGATCTCTCATCCCGGCTCGTGCCGTGGTGCTGGCGACGGGCAATCCCGCGCCCCGCACGGCCGGGTCCGGCTCTTCCCGGCGCATCCTCTCTGACCCATGGGCCCCGGCCGCGCTGGAGCGGATCGACGTCGACGACGATGTCATCATCGTCGGAACAGGTCTGACGATGGTCGACATGCTGCTGATGCTGGAAGGGCGCGGCTGGCACGGCCGGGCCATGGCGCTGTCCCGACGCGGCCTGATGCCCCGGGCGCACGGGGAGCGTCCCGACCCGCCGCTCCAGCCGACACGGACCCTGCTGACCGCGCCCCTGTCGGAACGCCTGAAGGCCGCCCGCGCCCTCGCTCGCGATCACGGCTGGCGCGAACTGATGGAGGGTCTGCGTCCCATCACCGCCGATCTGTGGGTTCTGGCCGACGTCGCGACCCGCCGACGCATCGTTCGACACCTGCGTCCCTTCTGGGACGTGCATCGCCATCGGCTGGCGACCGTGATCGGCCAGGCTATGGAGCGGATGCGGTCCGAAGGCCGGCTTTCGCTCTTCACCGGCCGGGTTCACGCGATCACCGCAGACGATCAGGGCGTCCGGCTGGAGTGGCGCCACCGGCGCGGCGAGGCTGCCCCGCTCAGCGCATCCTGGCTGATTGACTGCACCGGCCCCGGTCACGCCGCCGACGCTGATCCCTTGACGGCCCCGCTGATCGCCAGCGGACGGGCGCGACTGGATCCGTTACGGCTGGGCCTCGACCTCGATCCGCTCGGCCGTGTGCTTGATCGTGAAGGCCAGCCTGATCCTTCCCTGTTCGTGCTCGGCCCGCCCGCGCGCGCCGCCTTCTGGGAGACGATCGCTGTGCCGGATATCCGAAAGCGGATCGATCAGGTGACGGGCGCGCTGATATCCCAG
- a CDS encoding DUF2141 domain-containing protein: protein MVRTATLIAVLTLSAAPAFAVEPGTDASVSLTFETGSDTGAVMVALYDEATYGGGQPVRAARIDVAGGERSVTFEGLADGDYGVKAFHDVNGNGRMDTNPFGMPTEPFAFSNNAVGNMGPASWDRAHFAVAGETAQTISIR, encoded by the coding sequence ATGGTCCGCACCGCTACCCTGATCGCCGTCCTGACCCTGTCCGCAGCCCCTGCCTTCGCCGTCGAACCCGGCACGGACGCGTCGGTCAGCCTGACCTTCGAAACCGGGTCAGACACCGGCGCAGTGATGGTTGCCCTCTACGACGAGGCGACCTATGGCGGCGGCCAGCCCGTCCGCGCCGCCCGCATCGACGTGGCCGGCGGCGAGCGCTCGGTGACCTTCGAGGGTTTGGCCGACGGCGACTATGGGGTGAAGGCCTTCCACGATGTGAACGGCAACGGCCGGATGGACACCAATCCCTTTGGCATGCCCACCGAACCCTTCGCCTTCTCCAACAACGCCGTCGGCAACATGGGCCCCGCCAGCTGGGACCGCGCGCACTTCGCCGTGGCGGGCGAGACCGCCCAGACGATCAGCATTCGCTGA